Proteins found in one Zea mays cultivar B73 chromosome 1, Zm-B73-REFERENCE-NAM-5.0, whole genome shotgun sequence genomic segment:
- the LOC100381509 gene encoding uncharacterized protein LOC100381509 — MATSPPSPSAHAELPSDLFRAGSSSSHSPATSSSSAPPARSLPWRNRPWPRFPLLGLASVGTSSRSSQAQSRSSPRSGRHFSHGRAHHLLGQAGPLCSSMAVSSTSPSSSSNGQLDSLYSIPPLGTQLSTGACQCSPPPTQHSSSLFSVMGACNRKLHGQIPVFPIDASYSNLHPVNFPKAKTRRPLLCPYSSLYGYSHGVVPQPASCLRQAAIVPCSRARRQDSQVAACPCPSSKSMAGILTGSDASREPHCSLCIVVVVHRLEVPPSSCCFFASPP, encoded by the coding sequence ATGGCCACCTCCCCACCATCTCCCTCAGCACACGCCGAGCTCCCCTCCGATCTGTTCAGAGCAGGGAGCAGCAGCTCCCATTCCCCAGCAACATCTTCCTCATCGGCGCCCCCTGCTCGGAGCCTCCCATGGCGCAATCGCCCATGGCCGAGGTTCCCCCTGCTTGGCCTCGCTTCCGTGGGCACTAGCAGCAGAAGCTCCCAAGCACAGAGCCGTTCTTCCCCAAGGAGCGGGCGCCATTTCTCCCATGGCCGAGCTCACCACCTGCTAGGACAAGCCGGACCCCTCTGCTCCTCCATGGCTGTGAGCTCAACGTCCCCTTCTTCCTCCTCTAATGGGCAGCTCGACTCCCTCTACTCCATTCCCCCACTCGGCACCCAACTTTCTACAGGAGCTTGCCAATGCTCTCCTCCCCCCACTCAGCACTCCTCTTCCCTTTTCTCTGTGATGGGCGCatgcaaccgtaagctccatggtcAGATCCCTGTCTTCCCCATCGACGCTAGTTATTCGAACCTGCACCCTGTCAACTTCCCCAAGGCAAAGACTCGGCGCCCCCTTCTCTGTCCCTACTCCTCCCTCTATGGATATTCCCATGGCGTAGTTCCCCAGCCAGCTTCCTGCCTCCGGCAAGCAGCAATTGTTCCCTGCTCGCGAGCTCGCCGCCAGGACTCCCAAGTCGCTGCATGCCCCTGCCCAAGCTCTAAATCCATGGCTGGAATCCTCACCGGAAGCGACGCTAGCCGCGAGCCTCACTGCTCCTTGTGCATAGTTGTTGTTGTCCATCGCCTTGAAGTTCCTCCGTCATCGTGCTGCTTCTTCGCCTCTCCTCCATAG
- the LOC103641813 gene encoding serine--glyoxylate aminotransferase: protein MVDYVYGPGRTHLFVPGPVNIPDPVIRAMNRQNEDYRSPAVPALTKVLLEDVKKIFKTTTGTPLMIPTTGTGAWESALINTLSSGDRVVSFLIGQFSLLWIDQQRRLGFDVDAVESEWGQGADLAALERRLRDDAPRHAIKAVAIVHNETATGVTNDLAAVRALLDKHAHPALLLVDGVSSICALDFRMDEWGVDVALTGSQKALSMPTGMGIVCASPRALEASKTARSVRVFFDWKD, encoded by the coding sequence ATGGTGGACTACGTGTATGGCCCCGGGCGGACCCACCTGTTCGTGCCGGGCCCCGTGAACATCCCGGACCCCGTGATCCGCGCCATGAACCGGCAGAACGAGGACTACCGCTCGCCGGCGGTGCCGGCGCTGACCAAGGTCCTGCTGGAGGACGTGAAGAAGATCTTCAAGACCACGACGGGCACGCCCTTGATGATCCCGACGACGGGGACGGGCGCGTGGGAGAGCGCGCTGATCAACACGCTGTCCTCGGGCGACAGGGTCGTGTCCTTCCTCATCGGGCAGTTCAGCCTGCTGTGGATCGACCAGCAGCGGCGCCTGGGCTTCGACGTGGACGCGGTGGAGAGCGAGTGGGGCCAGGGCGCCGACCTGGCCGCGCTGGAGCGCAGGCTCCGCGACGACGCGCCGCGGCACGCCATCAAGGCCGTGGCCATCGTGCACAACGAGACGGCCACGGGCGTCACCAACGACCTGGCCGCCGTGCGCGCGCTGCTGGACAAGCACGCGCACCCGGCGCTGCTGCTGGTGGACGGCGTGTCGTCCATCTGCGCGCTGGACTTCCGCATGGACGAGTGGGGCGTGGACGTGGCGCTCACGGGCTCGCAGAAGGCGCTGTCGATGCCGACAGGGATGGGCATCGTGTGCGCCAGCCCCAGGGCGCTGGAGGCCAGCAAGACGGCCAGGTCCGTGCGCGTCTTCTTCGACTGGAAGGACTAA